CAGTCGTTGGGTCGATTGCGCCGGCCTCCTGTAATTCGGCGTCGAACGAGACGAGTTCGGCGTCCTGGTTGCGCGCACAGGCCAGAATGAGACAGTCGATCGGGTAGAGAAGCGTGTCGTTTTGCAGCCGATTGGCAGTCATTATGTCGGACCCACTAGGGATCACGATGCGTACGTCGGTCGTAATTT
This sequence is a window from Natranaeroarchaeum aerophilus. Protein-coding genes within it:
- a CDS encoding type II toxin-antitoxin system VapC family toxin; the protein is MTDDPDSGDIATELLDADQEFLTSTMNFMELRSVLTKKRRLEQLRAHAIQDEITTDVRIVIPSGSDIMTANRLQNDTLLYPIDCLILACARNQDAELVSFDAELQEAGAIDPTTVVRE